A window from Gallus gallus isolate bGalGal1 chromosome 5, bGalGal1.mat.broiler.GRCg7b, whole genome shotgun sequence encodes these proteins:
- the SRP54 gene encoding signal recognition particle 54 kDa protein — protein MVLADLGRKITSALRSLSNATIINEEVLNAMLKEVCTALLEADVNIKLVKQLRENVKSAIDLEEMASGLNKRKMIQHAVFKELVKLVDPGVKAWTPTKGKQNIIMFVGLQGSGKTTTCSKLAYFYQRKGWKTCLICADTYRAGAFDQLKQNATKARIPFYGSYTEMDPVIIASEGVEKFKNENFEIIIVDTSGRHKQEDSLFEEMLQVANAIQPDNIVYVMDASIGQACEAQAKAFKDKVDVASVIVTKLDGHAKGGGALSAVAATKSPIIFIGTGEHIDDFEPFKTQPFISKLLGMGDIEGLIDKVNELKLDDNEALIEKLKHGQFTLRDMYEQFQNIMKMGPFSQILGMIPGFGTDFMSKGNEQESMARLKKLMTIMDSMNDQELDSTDGAKVFSKQPGRIQRVARGSGVSTRDVQELLTQYTKFAQMVKKMGGIKGLFKGGDMSKNVNPSQLAKLNQQMAKMMDPRVLHHMGGMAGLQSMMRQFQQGAAGNMKGMMGFNNM, from the exons ATGGTTCTAGCAGATCTCGgaagaaaaattacttcagcATTGCGCTCACTGAGCAATGCTACAATTATCAATGAAGAG GTTTTAAATGCTATGTTAAAAGAAGTATGCACAGCACTACTGGAAGCTGATGTTAATATTAAACTTGTGAAGCAGCTAAGAGAAAATGTCAA GTCTGCAATTGATCTTGAAGAGATGGCATCTGGCCttaacaagagaaaaatgattCAGCATGCTGTCTTTAAAGAACTTGTTAAA CTTGTAGATCCTGGAGTCAAAGCATGGACACCtaccaaaggaaaacagaacattatAATGTTCGTTGGTTTGCAAGGAAGTGGTAAAACAACAACCTGCTCAAAG ttagCATACTTCTATCAAAGGAAAGGTTGGAAGACGTGTTTGATATGTGCAGACACATACAGAGCAG GTGCTTTTGACCAATTAAAGCAGAATGCAACAAAAGCAAGAATTCCTTTTTATGGGAG TTATACAGAAATGGATCCTGTAATTATTGCCTCAGAAGGTGTTGAGAAATTTAAGAATGAAAACTTTGAAATTATCATCGTTGATACAAGCGGACGTCACAAACAGGAAGACTCGTTGTTTGAAGAGATGTTACAAGTTGCAAATGCCATA caaCCAGATAATATTGTTTATGTGATGGATGCTTCCATTGGCCAAGCTTGTGAAGCTCAAGCTAAAGCTTTCAAAGATAAAGTAGATGTAGCTTCTGTCATTGTGACTAAGCTTGATGGACATGCAAAAGGAGGTGGTGCTCTCAGTGC AGTTGCTGCTACAAAGTCtcctattatttttattggaaCTGGTGAGCACATAGATGACTTTGAACCCTTCAAAACACAGCCTTTCATCAGCAAACTTCTTG GTATGGGGGATATTGAAGGATTGATAGATAAAGTAAATGAATTAAAGTTGGATGATAACGAGGCACTCATAGAAAAGCTCAAACATG GTCAGTTTACATTAAGAGATATGTATGAACAATTCCAAAACATCATGAAAATGGGACCATTCAGTCAGATCCTG gGTATGATTCCTGGTTTTGGAACTGACTTCATGAGTAAAGGCAATGAACAAGAATCAATGGCGAGGCTAAAGAAATTGATGACTATAATGGACAGTATGAATGATCAAG AACTTGACAGTACGGATGGCGCCAAAGTATTCAGTAAGCAGCCAGGAAGAATCCAAAGAGTAGCAAGAGGTTCAGGTGTTTCTACTAGAGATGTCCAGGAGCTTTTGACCCAATACACTAAATTTGCACAGATGGTGAAAAAGATGGGAGGTATCAAAGGACTTTTCAAAG gTGGTGATATGTCCAAGAATGTAAACCCATCTCAGCTGGCCAAGCTGAACCAACAGATGGCAAAGATGATGGATCCAAGAGTCCTTCATCATATGG GTGGCATGGCAGGATTGCAGTCAATGATGAGACAATTCCAACAAGGTGCTGCTGGGAATATGAAAGGCATGATGGGATTCAATAATATGTAA